CTGGCGAACATAGGAGCCAGAACCTTTTTGAGACACGATAAGGCCATCGTTGCGCAATCTCTCCAGCGCCTCGCGGACCACTGGACGCGATGCGCCCAACATCGACGCCAGGCTTTGTTCGGATGGCAGCCGCTCGTTAAGCGGGAAACGGCCATCGCTGATCATGCCGACGATCTTCTCGTACACGATGTCGCTCAGCCGCGTCTCGCTCCTGGAGGGAGCGGATGTTGTCAGATTATCCATCTGCGCCCTCTCGTCGCAAATCGCTGAATCTTTTCAGCATTTCATTTCACATCGTATCAAGTGCGTCTCTACAGGCGCGCTGGAAGCTGATCAACTCCCAACCGCGAACGGGGCATCTGATTGCGAAAACTCCATCCATGAATAAAAAATATGTAAAAATCTGTCAATACTTGTAATCATCTGAAAACACCCATATGGTCACCGTGCCGATGGAGGATCGGCACGTGGGTCGGCCAGGAGGGCTGAAGTAACGAGGTTCTGCACCTCGCTGCGACCTGCGATCTTTTGGGAGGAAATCGATCGATGCGCGATGGGGATGAAATCTCGCACGGCGTGACGCGCCGTACCTTTATTGCCGGGCTTGGAGGCGTTGCTGCGCTGTCTCTCGTCGGCACTTCGGCACAAGCTGCCGCCGGCAAGGAAGCGCCTGAATTGGCTGCCCTGGTCAAGGATGGAAAGTTACCACCTTTGGCCGATCGCCTGCCAAAGAACCCGATGGTGGTGACGCCGTTCGAGAAGGTCGGCACTTATGGCGGCACCCTGCGCCGTGGTCTTCGCGGGTCGTCGGACCATAACGGCATCCTGCGCATGGTCGGCAACCAGAGCCTTGTTCGCTGGAACATGGACTTCACCGAGGTCTTGCCGAACCTTGCGGAGAAATGGGAAGTCAGTCCTGACGCGTCCGAGTTCACCTTCCATCTGATTGAGGGCGCGAAGTGGTCTGACGGCCATCCGTTCACTGCCGATGACGTGGTCTTCGCGATCGAAGACTGCATCAAGAACAAGGAGCTTTACAGCGCCACTCCGGCGCAGTTGTCCGTGGCAGGCAAGGCCGTCGACGTATCAAAGGTCGATGATTTTACGGTAAAGTTCAAGTTTGCGGCACCGAACGCGCTGTATCTCGAAAATCTTGCGACCCCGCTTGGCCAGCACCCCACGCTGTTCCCCAAGCATTATTGCAGCAAGTTCCTGCCCAAATACAATGCGGCTCTCGATGCAGAGGTCAAGGCGGCCGGTGTTTCCAGCTGGACCGAACTTTTCCGTGCCAAATGCGGCGATATCGAAATCCCGTCCCGTTGGTCAAATGTCGACAAGCCGACGCTCGATCCGTGGGTCGTCAAGGAGCCTTATTCCGGCGGCGCGACGCGTGTTGTCATGACCCGCAACCCATACTTTTGGCAGGTTGATACGGATGGCAACCAGTTGCCCTATATCAACGAGATCAATTTCGGCATCTCGCAGGATGTCGAATCCCTGATGCTCAACGTGATTTCGGGCAAGATCGATATTCAGGAACGCCACATCAGCGTGCTCGCCAACAAGCCGACGCTTTCCCAGAACATGGAGAAGGGCAATTACCGGCTGATGACGCTGGTTCCGTCTGCTGCCCAGCAATGCCAGATTTATCTGAACATCACCCATAAAGATCCTGCCATGCGCAAGATGTTTGCGGACAAATCCTTCCGGCAGGCCCTGTCGCTGGGGCTTAATCGCCAGGAGATCATCGAGATCGTATATTTCGGCCAGAGCGAAGCCTATCAGACCGGCCCGCGCCCGACGCATCCATGGTATCATGAGAAACTGGCGCGGCAGAGCACCGAGTTTGATGCCGACAAGGCCAACGAGCTTCTCGACAAGGCTGGATACGACAAGAAGAACGGCAATGGAATTCGCCTGCGTCCCGATGGTCAACCGATCTTCTTCTCAATCGATGTCATTCCAACGCTTTATCCCGATCTCGTCGACACGCTGGAACTGGTGAAGGCGCAGTGGGCGCAGATCGGCGTCGATATCAAGGTCAACACCATCGAACGGGCTCTGTATTACACGCGTGGTGACGACAATGCCCACGATGCGGCTGTCTGGCCAGGTCCGGGTGGACTGGACCCGATGCTCGATCCGCGCGACTTCTTCGCCTTCCATCCACAAGGGTCGCGTTACGCCATTCCGTGGGCGCTCTGGTATACGTCCAACGGCCAGAAGGGCGAGGAGCCGCCGGAAAGCCAGAAGAAGCGGTTCAAGCTTTTCGATGAAGCGCGCTCGACTGCCGATATCGCCAAGCGTGGCGAATTCATGAAGCAGATTTTCGATATCGCGGCGGAAGAATTCGAAACGATTGGCGTCTGCCTGGCTGTTGGCGGTTTCGGCATCATCAGGAACAATCTTCACAATGTTCCGGAAAAGGAACCAGACAGCTGGTCCTGGCCGAACCCCGGTCCGGCGCTGCCGCAGCAGTTCACCTTCACAAGCTAAACGACTGATGCGTGTCGCCGTTTGCGCGGCGACACTTTTCGATTGGGTCGAGTGGCAGATATTCGCGTTCGCCAGGCGGATATGCTGCAAAACGTGATTGTGAGAACGACATGTTGGTCTTCATCGTGAAACGGCTGCTATGGATGATCCCATCGCTGTTTGCCGTCAGCTTCCTTGCCTTCGTCCTTATTCAGTTGCCGCCAGGCGACTATGTGACGACCTATATCGCCACGCTTGCCGCTTCGAACGAAGTCATCGACCAGAACACCGCCGCGCAGTTGCGCGAACGTTTCGGCCTCGGCGATCCCATGATCATCCAGTACCTGAAATGGATATGGGGCATCATCAGCCGCGGTGATTTCGGCATATCCTTCGAGTGGCAGCAGCCGGTTTCCGGCCTGATCTGGGAGCGCATGGCGCTGACGCTCGTGCTGGCAATTGCAAGTCTGCTGGCCACATGGGCCATCGCGCTGCCTATCGGCGTCTTCTCCGCCGTGCGGAAATATTCCATCGGCGACTACATGTTCACCGCCTTCTCCTTCTTCGGACTTTCCATCCCGTCATTCCTGCTTGCGCTGGTTCTGATGTATGTCGCGGCGGTCGAATTCGGTGCGGATGTCGGCGGCCTCTTCTCGGCCCAGTTCGAAACTGCGCCGTGGAGCATCGCAAAGATGATCGACCTCATGGCGCATATCTGGTTGCCGGTCGCCATCCTTGCCATTTCCTCCACGGCCAGCCTCATCCGCGTCATGCGCGCCAATATGCTGGACGAATTGCCGAAACCCTATGTGACCACGGCCCGCGCCAAGGGCCTGTCGGAGTTTCGCCTGTTGACGAAATATCCTCTGAGAATTGCTCTCAACCCCTTCATTTCCACGATTGCATGGCTGTTACCCAACCTCATTTCGGGCTCTGTCGTCGTTGCCATCGTGCTCAACCTGCCCACCGCAGCGCCGCTTCTTTTGCAGTCGCTGATGGCGCAGGACATGTATCTCGCCGGGGCCTTCGTGCTCCTGATCTGCGCGTTGACGCTGATCGGATCGCTGATCAGCGACATTCTGCTGGCGCTGGTCGATCCCCGAATCCGTCTCGAATAGGAGGGCGTCATGGCCGATATTGCTGTAGCCACCACCATTCGCCCCGACCGCGCCGCCGTCGCATCGCAATGGCAACTCATCTGGTGGGCGTTCAAGCGTCACCGTCTGGCCATGGCCGCTCTCGTCGTGACCATTGCCATGTATGTCGTGGCCCTCGTGCCCGGCTTCTTTGCGATCAATGATCCGGTGCTGCAAAATGCCCGCGCGACGTTTTATCCGCCGCAACGGGTTCATTTGATCGACACGACGGATGGTTTCTCCGTCGGGCTGCATTATTACCCTCTCAAGCTGACCCGTAACCCCGAAACGCTGGCCGCCGTCTTCGTCGAAGACACGGGCAAGAAAATACCGATCCAGCTTTTTGGTCGCGGCTACGAATATTCCGTGCTTGGACTGTTCGACACCAACATCCATCTTCTGGCCTCCACCGATAAGACGCGACCGCTGTTTCTTTTCGGGGCTGACCGGCTTGGCCGCGATGTCTTCAGCCGTGTCGTGCAGGGTTCGCAGATTTCCCTGTCGATTGGTCTTGTCGGCGTGTTCTTTTCGCTGCTGCTCGGCGTCGTCTTGGGCGGTATTTCCGGGTATTATGGCGGGCGTATCGATTTCGTCATGCAGCGGGTAATCGATTTCGTCCTGTCGCTGCCCACCATCCCCATATGGCTGGCCATGGCGGCGGCGCTGCCGCAGGGCTGGCCCGCGACGCTTCAATATATGATGATCACCATCATCCTCTCCCTGACTGGCTGGGCGCAGCTTGCCCGCGTCGTGCGTGGCAGGTTCCTGTCGCTCAGAACGGAAGAGTTTGTCGCTGCTGCCAGATTGGACGGCGTACCCGAAGGGCGCATCATCTTCCGTCACATGCTGCCCAGCTTCTCCAGCCACATCATCGCATCCGTCACGCTGGCTGTACCCGCAATGATCCTCGCGGAAACGTCGCTGTCCTTCCTCGGTCTCGGCCTTCAGCCGCCAACGATTTCGTGGGGTGTGCTGCTGCGCGAGGCCCAGAACATCCGTTCGATTGCGACGGCTCCGTGGCTCTTCCTGCCCGGTGTTGCCGTTGTTGTTGCCGTCATGGCGCTGAACCTCCTCGGTGATGGTCTGCGCGATGCAGCCGACCCCTATAACAAGTGAGGGCCTTTATATGAGTGAAGTCGTCTCGATGAAGCCTGCAAAGCCCCTTCTTGAAGTTCGCAATCTCGTTACCGAATTTCCGTTGCGTACCGGCGTTTTTCGCGCCGTCAACGATATTTCTTTCTCGATAGAGCCTGGCAAGACGCTCTGCGTGGTGGGAGAAAGCGGCTCGGGCAAGTCAGTCACGGCCCGCTCCATCCTCCAGATCATCGATAGCCCCGGCTATATCACCTCCGGCTCGATCATCCTGAACAAGGCTGACGGTTCGTCAGTTGATCTGGCGAAACTGGACCCACGCGGGCGTGCCATCCGCGCTGTTCGCGGTGCCGATATCGCGATGATTTTCCAGGAGCCAATGTCGTCGCTTTCTCCAGTTCATACAGTCGGAGACCAGATTACCGAAGTTTTGCGGCTTCACCTGAAAATGAGTAAGGCACAGGCGAGGGCAGAGGCAATCGAGCTGCTGCGGCAGGTCGAAATTCCAAACCCGGAAAAGGCGCTAGACCGATACGCCTTCCAATATTCCGGCGGTATGCGCCAGCGCGCCATGATCGCGATGGCGCTTGCCTGCAAACCACAGCTCCTCATTGCCGACGAGCCGACGACGGCGCTCGACGTCACCACGCAGGCGGAAATTCTCGATCTGATATCGCGGCTGCAAAAGGCCCACGGTATGGCCGTGCTGTTCATCACGCACGATATGGGCGTCGTCGCTCAGATCGCTGATGATGTTCTTGTCATGCATCATGGCGTCGTGAAGGAATACGGGACAGTCGAGCAAATCTTCCACAAGCCGCAGGATCCCTATACGCGGATGCTGATCGGCTCGGTCCTCAAGCTGGAGCAGAAGGCCGAAATCCGCCTTGCCCGTCCGCCGCTTGATCAGACCGCAGCGCCGATACTGGAAGTCAAGGACCTGTCGATGCACTTTGGCGAGATGAAGGCGCTGGACGGTGTTTCGATAAAGCTCCTGCCCGGCGAGACCCTCGGCATCGTCGGCGAAAGCGGGTCGGGTAAGACAACCATGGGCCGCTCCATCATGCGCCTCTATGATCCGACGGCTGGCGAGATGCTTTATAGAAGAGCCGACGGCTCGGTTGTCGATTTGTCTAAGATAGAAGGAAAGGAACTGAAGGCGGCGCGCAGGGAGTTGCGCATGGTGTTCCAGGATCCTTTCGGGTCGCTCAATCCACGCATGACCGTCGCGCAGGTGATTGGAGAACCGCTGCTTGTCAACGGCATTGCCAAGGGCAAGGAACTGGAAGAGCGCGTCTGCTCCCTGATGGAGCAAGTGGGTCTGGATCCCAGTGGGCGTGAACGCTATCCGCACGCCTTTTCCGGTGGTCAGCGTCAGCGCATCGGGATTGCGCGAGCCATTACGCTGCGGCCCCGCATCATCGTTGCAGATGAGGCCACGTCGGCTCTGGACGTTTCCGTCCGGTTTCAGGTGCTGGATCTGCTCATGAAATTGCAGGACGAGTTGGGTCTCGCCTACATCTTCATCAGTCATGACATTGGCGTCATCCGATACATGTGCGACCGGGTCGGCGTCATGTATCGCGGCAAGCTGGTCGAGGTGGGGGAGGCCGAGAAGGTCTGCAACGCACCGGATCATCCCTACACCCAGGCATTGCTTTCCGCCATCCCACGGCCGGATCCGCGGGATCGCGACCGGACGAGGCGGTTCCGTTATGTCGAGCCGGCACCAATCAAAAATGGCGCTGCCGCCCAATGACCCCACATTTTCCATCTCCTTGAATTCATGAGGAAGACTGAGGCATGAAAATCGATCGCATGCGGGTGTTCGTCACCCGCGACAAGGACCGTCCCCGCGTCATCGTCGCATTGGATACCGATGACGGAATGACCGGCTGGGGGGAATGCTACAATCACGGACCCGATCTCGCCTTGCCGCCGGTTCTGGATTACCTCTACAACTTCCTCGCGGGGCAGGATCCGACGCGGGTAGAGTTTCTCTATAATCTGATGTTGCAGCAGAACCGCTTCCCGCCCGGCGCACTCGGCCTGTCGGCTATTTCAGCGCTGGATCATTGCCTGTGGGATCTGGCCGCCAAGGCTGTCGGGGTACCCGTTTACAAGTTGCTCGGCGGTGAGGTGAGGAATCGAATCAAGGTCTATGCGGGCGTCTATACCGCTCCGGATGCACCCGCCGCCAGAGATGAGTTCGACCGTCTCAATGAAGGCTGGGGCTTTTCTGCCTTCAAGCTCAGCCCGTGGCGTGTCGATATTCATGCGCATCGCTGGGGCGAAGTGGTGCGCAGCTCCGCGGAATATTTCCGTACGTTGCGCGAAACCGTTCGCGCCGATTATGACATCGCGTTTGATGCCCACGCCAAGATTTTCGAGCCCTCTGCCGCGCGGCAGCTTGGCAATGCGCTTGCGCCTTACGACCCGCTTTTCTACGAGGAGCCTCTTCGTCCTGAGAACATCGAGATGTACGG
This is a stretch of genomic DNA from Agrobacterium fabrum str. C58. It encodes these proteins:
- a CDS encoding ABC transporter substrate-binding protein, coding for MRDGDEISHGVTRRTFIAGLGGVAALSLVGTSAQAAAGKEAPELAALVKDGKLPPLADRLPKNPMVVTPFEKVGTYGGTLRRGLRGSSDHNGILRMVGNQSLVRWNMDFTEVLPNLAEKWEVSPDASEFTFHLIEGAKWSDGHPFTADDVVFAIEDCIKNKELYSATPAQLSVAGKAVDVSKVDDFTVKFKFAAPNALYLENLATPLGQHPTLFPKHYCSKFLPKYNAALDAEVKAAGVSSWTELFRAKCGDIEIPSRWSNVDKPTLDPWVVKEPYSGGATRVVMTRNPYFWQVDTDGNQLPYINEINFGISQDVESLMLNVISGKIDIQERHISVLANKPTLSQNMEKGNYRLMTLVPSAAQQCQIYLNITHKDPAMRKMFADKSFRQALSLGLNRQEIIEIVYFGQSEAYQTGPRPTHPWYHEKLARQSTEFDADKANELLDKAGYDKKNGNGIRLRPDGQPIFFSIDVIPTLYPDLVDTLELVKAQWAQIGVDIKVNTIERALYYTRGDDNAHDAAVWPGPGGLDPMLDPRDFFAFHPQGSRYAIPWALWYTSNGQKGEEPPESQKKRFKLFDEARSTADIAKRGEFMKQIFDIAAEEFETIGVCLAVGGFGIIRNNLHNVPEKEPDSWSWPNPGPALPQQFTFTS
- a CDS encoding ABC transporter permease, encoding MLVFIVKRLLWMIPSLFAVSFLAFVLIQLPPGDYVTTYIATLAASNEVIDQNTAAQLRERFGLGDPMIIQYLKWIWGIISRGDFGISFEWQQPVSGLIWERMALTLVLAIASLLATWAIALPIGVFSAVRKYSIGDYMFTAFSFFGLSIPSFLLALVLMYVAAVEFGADVGGLFSAQFETAPWSIAKMIDLMAHIWLPVAILAISSTASLIRVMRANMLDELPKPYVTTARAKGLSEFRLLTKYPLRIALNPFISTIAWLLPNLISGSVVVAIVLNLPTAAPLLLQSLMAQDMYLAGAFVLLICALTLIGSLISDILLALVDPRIRLE
- a CDS encoding ABC transporter permease, with amino-acid sequence MADIAVATTIRPDRAAVASQWQLIWWAFKRHRLAMAALVVTIAMYVVALVPGFFAINDPVLQNARATFYPPQRVHLIDTTDGFSVGLHYYPLKLTRNPETLAAVFVEDTGKKIPIQLFGRGYEYSVLGLFDTNIHLLASTDKTRPLFLFGADRLGRDVFSRVVQGSQISLSIGLVGVFFSLLLGVVLGGISGYYGGRIDFVMQRVIDFVLSLPTIPIWLAMAAALPQGWPATLQYMMITIILSLTGWAQLARVVRGRFLSLRTEEFVAAARLDGVPEGRIIFRHMLPSFSSHIIASVTLAVPAMILAETSLSFLGLGLQPPTISWGVLLREAQNIRSIATAPWLFLPGVAVVVAVMALNLLGDGLRDAADPYNK
- a CDS encoding ABC transporter ATP-binding protein, with translation MSEVVSMKPAKPLLEVRNLVTEFPLRTGVFRAVNDISFSIEPGKTLCVVGESGSGKSVTARSILQIIDSPGYITSGSIILNKADGSSVDLAKLDPRGRAIRAVRGADIAMIFQEPMSSLSPVHTVGDQITEVLRLHLKMSKAQARAEAIELLRQVEIPNPEKALDRYAFQYSGGMRQRAMIAMALACKPQLLIADEPTTALDVTTQAEILDLISRLQKAHGMAVLFITHDMGVVAQIADDVLVMHHGVVKEYGTVEQIFHKPQDPYTRMLIGSVLKLEQKAEIRLARPPLDQTAAPILEVKDLSMHFGEMKALDGVSIKLLPGETLGIVGESGSGKTTMGRSIMRLYDPTAGEMLYRRADGSVVDLSKIEGKELKAARRELRMVFQDPFGSLNPRMTVAQVIGEPLLVNGIAKGKELEERVCSLMEQVGLDPSGRERYPHAFSGGQRQRIGIARAITLRPRIIVADEATSALDVSVRFQVLDLLMKLQDELGLAYIFISHDIGVIRYMCDRVGVMYRGKLVEVGEAEKVCNAPDHPYTQALLSAIPRPDPRDRDRTRRFRYVEPAPIKNGAAAQ
- a CDS encoding galactarate dehydratase; translated protein: MKIDRMRVFVTRDKDRPRVIVALDTDDGMTGWGECYNHGPDLALPPVLDYLYNFLAGQDPTRVEFLYNLMLQQNRFPPGALGLSAISALDHCLWDLAAKAVGVPVYKLLGGEVRNRIKVYAGVYTAPDAPAARDEFDRLNEGWGFSAFKLSPWRVDIHAHRWGEVVRSSAEYFRTLRETVRADYDIAFDAHAKIFEPSAARQLGNALAPYDPLFYEEPLRPENIEMYGDLKQGLNCTLATGESLYNRNEFLRLLQVKGADIIQPDICVVGGISEMRRIATLAEAHFVSIAPHNPMGPLATAVNVHFCAVQQNFRILEYRLPKGQVYAYGGNDLVKEEDVTRYVVDPYLPRDGYLELRPDRPGWGVEMDEKAMQEDGYVHWQRRVPKRPDGSYAFA